AGAAAGGCAAGAAGGCCGCTGAAAAGCAGGCCACACAGAGTCTGGCAGCCGGGCCGATGGGCAAGATCAAGGAATTCCTGGAATTCTTTGAGGAGTCCAAGGTCGAGATCAAGAAAGTGGTCTGGCCGACCCGCAAGGAAACTGTCACCACGTGCATCGCCGTGCTGGTCGTTTCCGTGGTCATCGCTCTTTATCTGGGTGTGGTTGATCTCGCGTTCTCCAAGATCGTCGAGACCATCCTCTCCTAGGACCAAAGCTACCTGCAAAGGCTGGAACACAACATGGATGCCACATTGGAACA
This sequence is a window from Pseudodesulfovibrio sp. S3. Protein-coding genes within it:
- the secE gene encoding preprotein translocase subunit SecE encodes the protein MAKKKGKKAAEKQATQSLAAGPMGKIKEFLEFFEESKVEIKKVVWPTRKETVTTCIAVLVVSVVIALYLGVVDLAFSKIVETILS